A region from the Streptosporangium sp. NBC_01756 genome encodes:
- a CDS encoding bifunctional metallophosphatase/5'-nucleotidase: MHSKKLAIVAMATLAAMAVPAVAYASPDPSVTVTVMGTSDLHGNTLNWDYFKNSEFTDGKGNVVGLARVSTLVNKIRAERGAGRTLLFDSGDTIQGTPLAYYYAKMEPVNETGEVHPMARAMNAIGYDAVTLGNHEFNYGLPLLSTWVKQMKAPVLGANAVNARTGLPAYQPFTIKTMKIKGEKPVRVGVLGLTNPGVAIWDKANVEGRLRFTDLIKSAKKWVPVIRGLGADVVVVTAHAGDSGMSSYGGDLPVENASAMVAEEVPGVDAVLFGHAHNEVAQRFVTNKATGKQVLLTEPGKWGQRLSVMDFRLTRKHGAWAVTGASSATLNTNTVAEDPKIVALMKEQHDTTVTYVNTVVAQSKEELLAAESPYKDTPILDYIQKVQTETVKKALEGTADAGLPVLSIAAPFSRTATFPAGPVSVRDMAGLYIYDNTLMAVKLTGAQLKDYLEYSARYYNQLAADAPVDLAALTNAGNTPDYNYDQFSGVTYDVDVAKPAGQRIAALSYQGQPVAADQQFVVAINNYRQSGGGGFPHVTTAPVVYNAQVEIRQALIDYATATGTIDPAQFAESGWKLTRDGKPLF; encoded by the coding sequence ATGCACAGTAAGAAGCTCGCCATCGTCGCCATGGCCACCCTGGCGGCCATGGCCGTCCCGGCGGTGGCGTACGCCTCCCCCGATCCGTCGGTGACGGTGACCGTGATGGGCACCTCGGACCTGCACGGCAACACCCTGAACTGGGACTACTTCAAGAACAGCGAGTTCACCGACGGCAAGGGCAACGTCGTCGGCCTGGCCAGGGTCTCGACGCTGGTGAACAAGATCCGCGCCGAGCGCGGAGCCGGCCGGACCCTGCTGTTCGACTCCGGCGACACCATCCAGGGCACTCCGCTGGCCTACTACTACGCCAAGATGGAGCCGGTCAACGAGACGGGCGAGGTCCACCCGATGGCCCGCGCGATGAACGCCATCGGATACGACGCGGTGACTCTGGGCAACCACGAGTTCAACTACGGTCTGCCGCTGCTGTCCACGTGGGTGAAGCAGATGAAGGCCCCGGTGCTCGGCGCCAATGCGGTGAACGCCAGGACGGGCCTGCCCGCCTACCAGCCCTTCACCATCAAGACGATGAAGATCAAGGGCGAGAAGCCGGTCCGGGTCGGCGTGCTCGGCCTGACCAACCCGGGCGTGGCGATCTGGGACAAGGCCAACGTCGAGGGCAGACTCCGCTTCACCGACCTGATCAAGAGCGCCAAGAAGTGGGTGCCGGTCATCCGCGGCCTGGGTGCGGACGTGGTCGTGGTCACCGCGCACGCGGGCGACAGCGGGATGTCCTCCTACGGCGGCGATCTGCCCGTCGAGAACGCCTCGGCCATGGTCGCCGAGGAGGTGCCGGGCGTGGACGCGGTGCTGTTCGGGCACGCGCACAACGAGGTGGCCCAGCGGTTCGTCACCAACAAGGCCACCGGCAAGCAGGTGCTGCTCACCGAGCCCGGCAAGTGGGGCCAGCGGCTGAGCGTGATGGACTTCCGGCTCACCAGGAAGCACGGCGCCTGGGCGGTCACCGGCGCGTCCTCCGCCACGCTGAACACCAACACGGTGGCCGAGGACCCGAAGATCGTCGCGCTCATGAAGGAGCAGCACGACACCACGGTCACGTACGTCAACACGGTGGTGGCCCAGTCCAAGGAGGAGCTGCTGGCGGCCGAGTCGCCCTACAAGGACACCCCGATCCTGGACTACATCCAGAAGGTCCAGACCGAGACGGTGAAGAAGGCCCTGGAGGGTACGGCGGACGCCGGACTGCCGGTGCTGTCGATCGCCGCGCCGTTCAGCAGGACCGCGACCTTCCCGGCCGGGCCGGTGAGCGTGCGTGACATGGCGGGTCTTTACATCTACGACAACACGCTGATGGCGGTGAAACTCACCGGCGCCCAGCTCAAGGACTACCTGGAGTACTCGGCGAGGTACTACAACCAGCTCGCCGCGGACGCCCCGGTCGACCTGGCCGCGCTGACCAACGCCGGCAACACCCCCGACTACAACTACGACCAGTTCTCCGGCGTCACCTACGACGTGGATGTGGCCAAGCCCGCCGGCCAGCGGATCGCCGCCCTGTCCTACCAGGGGCAGCCGGTCGCCGCCGACCAGCAGTTCGTGGTCGCGATCAACAACTACCGCCAGTCGGGCGGAGGCGGCTTCCCGCACGTCACGACCGCTCCGGTGGTCTACAACGCGCAGGTGGAGATCCGCCAGGCGCTGATCGACTACGCCACGGCGACCGGGACCATCGACCCCGCCCAGTTCGCCGAGTCCGGCTGGAAGCTGACCCGCGACGGCAAGCCGCTCTTCTGA